One Capra hircus breed San Clemente chromosome 3, ASM170441v1, whole genome shotgun sequence genomic window, GGGACCCAAAGGATTTAACAATAATAACTGGAGATAAGGCGCTCTCCTTCCTAATTTTGGGGCTGAGGAATGCCTATAGACAATCATTCTAACCTATGGACAAAAAAAAAGTACatggaagaaaggggaaaaaagtttttaagaagTAGAGAGGGTAGCACAGAGGCtaggaaataataaaagtttttttctgaGCTGAAACCAGCCCAGGGTGGAGCTTTGCCTAGGGATCACTTTATAGAACAGAAGGAAGGGCATGAAAGTTACATTTCAAAGGGTCTTCTTGGATATGGTTTTGGTTCTTGTGCTGTCTCTGCTATTTTCATGGATCTCTCTTATTCCAGATATTGCCAAGATTATGCCCAAGTGTTatggaaataagatcccacaatgTGGAATTTTTTGAAACATGACTTTTTGCCATTTACTAAGAAAGGGTATGTAGGAAGAAATTAATTATTTAGAAGTACATTGCTCAATTTGGACATTTTCCAGATCttgttctgttatttatttttaattccattGTGTTCAAAGAAAACACTTTTATGATTCTAACCTCTTTAAAGTTATTGAGACTTGCTTTATGGTCTAAATATGGTATAATGTTCTAAATATGGTAAATGTTCTTTGTGTGCTTGACAAGAATGTGTATTCTATTACTGAAATGTTCTAAAAGGATAGTTAAGTCAAGTTGGTTGAGTTCAAATCTTTATTCTTGCACTGTCCTACTTGTTAAGAGCGATATTGAAATCTCAGACTGTAATTGTGgatttatctatttctccttgcagtttattagtttttgcttcatcaattttgaagctctgttattGAATGCATAAACATTTAGAATTGTTTGGTCTGTTAATGAATTGACCCCTTTATAATTATAAAACCCTTATTTATCCCTGCTGATATTTTTTGGTCTGAAATATACTATCTTATATTAAGCTTTCTTTTGCTTAGGGTTATatggtatatctttttaaatattctaaaacatTTAATCTATTTGTCTTTATGTTTAAAGTTTGTTTCCTGTAGGAAGTGAATAGTTGAATCTTGCTTTTTTATCCAATCTGATAATCCCTGCCTTTTAATTATGTTGTTTAGACTATAGGCATACTTTGGAGATAatgtgggtttggttccagaccatttCAATAAAGCAAATGTTGCCATAAAATAAGttgcacaatttttaaaatttcccagtACATATAAAGGTTGTATTTACACAGAATAATAGTGTAGTGAGCATTCAATAGCATtatatctcggagaaggcaatggcaccccactccagtactcttgcctggaaaatcccatggaaggaggagcctggaaggctgcagtccgtggggtcgctgagggtcgaacacgactgagcgacttcactttgacttttcactttgatgcattggagaaggaaatggcaacccactccagtgttcttgcctggagaatcccagagacgggggagcctggtgggctgccgtctatggggtcgcacagagttggacacgactgaagtgacttggcagcagcagtagcagcagcagcattatatctaaaaaataatattgttgtttagttactcagttatgtccaactctttgtggccccaaggactgcagcacgtcaggcttccctgtcctttgctatctcccagagtttgctcaaactcatatccattgagtcagtgatgccatccaaccatctcatcctctttcactccctgtcctcctgccctcaatctttcccaacatcagggtgttttctaatgaggtggccaaagtattggaacttcagcttcaggatcagtcctttcagtggatattcaggattgatttcctttagaactgactggttagatccccttacagtccaagggactctcaagagtcttcttcaacatcacagttagaaagcatcaattcatcagccctcagccatctttatggtccaactcttacatcggtacatgactactggaaaaaccataactttaactatatagacctttgttggcaaagtgatgtgtctgcttttaatacactgtctaggtttgtcatagcttttcttaaggagcaagtgtctttgaacttcatggctgcaatcaccaatgcggttattttggagcccaagaacatagaatctgtcactgtttccatttttccccccatctatttgccatgaggtgatgggaacagatgctatgatctttgcttttttaaatgctgagttttaagccagctttttcactctcttctttcagcttcatcaagaggctctttagttcctctttgctttctacctttGGTGtcttctacatatctgagattattgatatttcctctgagaatcttgattccagcttgtgcttcatccagcttggcattttgcatgatgtactctgcatataaattaagtaagcaaagtgacagcatacagccttgatgtgctcctatttttgaaccagtcctttgttccatgtccggttctaacagttgcttctacataccttaattaaagaTTACTTTATGGCTAAAAAGTGCTAATCATCATCTGACAATGCAAGGTTGTCAACAAAGCTTCAGGTGTAAAAAATTCACTAtttgcaaagcacaataaagtgaAGAATAGTTAAACAAGATATGCCTGTGTTCACCTTTTATATGGTTATTGATATAGTAAAGTTTGTCATCTCATTGTTTACTTTCTGTTTGTTAAATCTGctttgttcccttttcctcttttctaccttctttcagaatatttgaatatttctgGTTTCTATTTTATCTCTTTGCTGGCTGATTAGCTATAACTTTTTATTATGTTGTTTTGCTGGTTACTTTAAGGTTTTGTATACATCTTTAACTTATCACTGTCTACCTTCAAGTGGTATTATATCAACTTACATATAGTATAAGAACCTTGGAGTGGTGTATTACACTTCCCTCCTCCTGGTCTTTATTGTGCTATTGgtgtcatatattttatttatttgtgtcttaTACATGCCACAGTacattgttattgtttttgtttcaaCAGTCAATATCTTTCAATATATTTAAGTGGTAAGAAAACTTATGTATTtgctcatgtatttatttttggtatttCTCATTCCTTTGTATGAATCCATATTTCTGTCTgctaaatttcattctttttctgcttGAAGGacttattttaacatttcttacagTGCAGGGGTGCTGGTGATGTATTCTTGCAGCTTTTGTATCTCTGAAAGagtcttgcttttgtttttgaaagatatttttgctgAGTATAGAATTTTGGGTtgatggtttttttctttctttagctttAAAGATATTGCCCTTttatcttcttcagttcagttcagtcactcagtcatatccgactctttgtgaccccgtgaatcaagcatgccagtggaaacagtgtcagtctttatttttgggggctgcaaaatcactgcagatggtgattgcagccatgaaattaaaagactcttactccttggaaggaaagttatgaccaacctagatagtatattgaaaatcagacatattactttgccaacaaaggtctatctagtcaaggctatggtttttccagtggtcatgtatagatgtgagagttggactgtgaagaaagctgagtgccgaagaattgatgcttttgaactgtggtgttggagaagactcttgagagtcccttggactgcaaggagatccaaccagtccattctgaaggagatcagccctgggtgttctttggaaggactgatgctaaagctgaaactccagtactttggccacctcatgtgaagagttgactcattggaaaagactctgatggtgggagggattgggggcaggaggagaaggggatgacagaggatgagatggctggatagcatcactgactcgatagacatgagtttgagtgaactccgggagttggtgatggacagggaggcctggtgtgctgtgattcatttaTCTTCTTGCTTGTTTTGTTTACTGTGAGAAATGTGATGTTATTCTGATCTTTCTTTGCGCATAATGTCTTTTTTACTCTtgactgcttttaagattttttttttctttatcactagtTTGGAATAGTTTGACTATGATGTGAAGTGTTGGTGTTTTCTTCATGATTGCTTGGGCTTTGATGAATTTCTTGAAACTGTTGTCTCATAGCTTTCACCAGTTCTGAATTTTTTTAGCCAttttgtcttcaaatatttttttctacccTCCCCTCTCCTTCTGGATCTCCAGTTGGACACATATTAGcaggaatgaaattgtgccacATCTCaccaatgtgcttttatttttttaaagaattctttttctttgtgttttaatttgtatAGTTCCTAGCGCTTTGTCCTCAAGTTCACCCGTCTTTTGATCTTTTCTTCAGCAATATCTAACCTGTCATTAAATCCCAGTCAGTATATCTTTTATGTTGGACATTGTAGTTTGTATGTCTAAAAATTCCAGTAAAAAGATTTGTTTCTACTTATCTTTTTGAACATATTTAATATTgttgtggggttttccaggtggtgctagtggtaaagaacctgcctgccagtgcaggagatgtaagaggcataagttcaattcttgcctggaaagatcccctggaggtgggcatggcaacccactccaagactcTTACAGCATGGCAGGCTATATATAGTGAATAGAGCAGcatggcaggctgtagtccataggattgcaaaaagtgggacatgatggaaatgacttagcacagcacagcacaatattgtaatatTAAAACTCTTTTAATGTCATTGTTTGCTAATTCTAGCACTTTTGTTAGTTTGGGTTCAGTTTTGATTGACTGAGTATTCTCTTTTTGGCTTGTGTTTTCCTGCCTATTTGTATGCTCAATTGATTGCCATACATTGTATTATTTACCTTTTGGGGTGCTGGATATTTTTGTATTCTGAGTATTGCATTGTGTGATTATGCCACTTTATTAATCCATTTTACTTGTGGTGGAGATTTGGATAGTTTTAAGTTTTTGGCAATCAGTAAGAACCCTGCTGTGAATATTTTTGTACATGTGCTTTAATGAACATGTATATGGATTTTCATACAGTATGTATACCTGGGGATGTAATTGCTGAGTCACAGGGTATTGATATGTTCAGTCTCAGTATATAATACCAGATAACTTTACAAGCTAGTTGTGCTAATTTATATTTCTGCTAGGTGTGTATGAGAATTCTGCTTGCTCTCAGCTCACCAGTACTtggtatttttcatatttattagagaaacattttatcttaatttgcatttgtttGGTAACTGATgaaattgagcatattttcatagatatttttccatttaaacaTGTCTTCTATTAAATTGTCTCTCTAGATtgtcttcatatattttggatatacatCCATTTTTGAATATATCTACAGGAAATGTTGTCTCCTACTCCCTTGGTTACTTTTTCATCATTTATCTTTTGAAGAGCTCATAATTTTAAAGAgttcataattttaatataatctggttgacttttttactttcttaaatgGTTAGTAGTTTTTGGATTCTTGCTCACTTTAGGACATGATTTTCTCTCTAGTGTTTTGAAGCtgtcattttgtgtgtgtatgttttctctctgttttttttttaagatcagctCTTTGTCTTTTGTGTGGGCTTCATTTTGTTCTACTCAGAAttcatatatttcttaaaatctgAGAAAATTTCACTCActtttaattatagtttttctctatttttcctgtTCTCCTGTACATCTTTGACAAGCTTTTctgttattagtttttttttttatgtctcttaatttctttggtttttagatattttatgttattttgcctctctgtgctgtgttctaagtaatttttttagtttttttggttCCTTGATTATCTTCTGAGCTATGTATAGTTTTCTATTTAATCTAtaccaaatttttattttctgttattattatttatttctagcagttccttttggttttcttttacaTGTGCCTGGTCAATTCTAATAGTCTGTTTTATGTTATTTGTCCAATTTTTTTGTTGGTGAGAAGCAGACTTTCCCTGAGCTCACAATATTACTAGtgattctcttctctttcctctatCAGCTTTCTTTCTCACTCTTTTAGTGGTTCTTTTAGGCATTCTCATTCTTCATAAACCTCTGCTCAGAAGTCTGTTCCATcatgggaaacaaaagcaaagcaaaacaaaatttaaaaaacatctcTTCCTTTGATTCCATTTGTCTTACATTCACCTGACAAATGCTTATTGTGCATCCTATGGACTGAACTCTGTGTTAGGCACTGAACATTCAGAGGTCCAGAAGATAAACACATTTCTTCCTCTCTGGTATACTTGAAATCTGGATGCAgatgtaaataaaaaaatattcttgataTAACTAATACTGTAAAAAGGAAAGCCAGTCAAAGAGTGGAATAGAAGGAGCAGTATTATAGTGGAAAGTGAACAGGACAACAAAGTTCATTTAATACTAGCAGTTACTAGCAGTTCTCCAATAATATTTAGAGTAAATATTAAGAGGGAGACTAGACCTTAAAAGAATAAGGAATTAGTCACTTTGTCAAGTTAGAAAATTAGAAACTATGTGTTTGGCAAGCCACAGGATAAGGCATGATAGTTATGTATTATTGTattcaatttaaaacaaatttaaatgtcTCCTAAAGTAGAAACTTTTGACATATTTATAGTGCCATATTCAGTTTCCAggcattttagtttttatttataattagatTCAAGGTTTAGTATTAAGAGAAATTCATTGATAAAAGAGGCTTGGCATGTattcttttaattattaaaactGTATGCTACAATTTAGCTCCATTAAACTGAATATTATAAAGTTGGGGTGATTATAATTTTTTCAGAATGAGCTTGAAGAGGGATAGATGCAGAAAACATGAGGAATAAAAGTGTGATAAACTGCTTTAACATCTTGCAGAATGGCATTAAAAATTAAACTCCTTGGAATTGAGAGTTATAGGCAGATTTAtttacctatccatccatccacccaaacCAGCCAACATTTATTAGGATCTGTTTGTGCTAGGTACTGTATGCATGCAGAAGCTGAAAAGATCTGGAAAGATCAGGGAATGTTAGTTCCCTGGTGTTTTGTAAATTATTGGGCAAATAGTGACCATAGTTTTTACATAGAAATTGTATTAGAATCAACTTggaaaggctttaaaaaattacatatgtgagtggcaacaattaaaaaatatattttaacatgatCGGGTGACATCatatttaacaattttatttgttgttgttgttcagttgctcagtcctgtctgactctttgctgcctgatgatggactgtagcactccaggctttcctgtcctttactgtcacctggagtttactcaggctcatgtccattgagttgatgatgccattagCTTATTAGTTTTGGTTTTATAATTTGAGTATAAATATTCCTAACAATAAATACATCTATATTTTATTTGAGCTAGTTATCATATAGTTATCATAtgattatatacattttttacatATTGGCAAATCATGATATTTTATTTGCAAATCTCATTTTAGAGAGCGCTAATATCTATATATTGAGCCAAGTGAGGCAAAAAGGAAacctatttttatgttatttcattAGAGTTGattatatttggaatatagaatgtTATTATTAACAACAGAATTACTGATAATACCTTATATTAGTTAGTACCAAAGTGTACAAAACATTTCCGCATTCATTCTCATTTGATTTTCATAACAGTCTGAACAGAATGGAAGATTTATCTTCATTTAAATCTGAAGAAAGAATTGGATTGTGCCATACTCCATATGAACAGTAATGGGAATATGTTACCATTACTGAcatttctttgtatatatttatatattactttgtattttttttttatatttgtattttgtaGATGAAGATGAACTCTTACCTACAAGATCAGGGTGCACAATAGAAGATCATGTGATTGCAGGAAATGTAGAAGAATTTCGTAAAGATTTCATTTCAAGAATATGGCTTACCTACAGGGAAGAATTTCCTCAAATAGAAGGCTCAGCTTTGACAACAGACTGTGGCTGGGGCTGTACATTAAGAACTGGCCAGATGCTATTGGCTCAAGGACTCATACTACACTTTCTTGGTAGAGGTAAATCAAATTTTTGGTTTTGggagttttattgttgttgtttaaatttaAGACTAGCTTGCAAACTGAatggaattccctgatgttcattTTCTTGACTCTCTGATGTCTTCTGAAGTTGAGCCTAATTTAGGAAGTAACATAACATCTTTGCTGAACTGGGCCAGTATGACTTTATCTTTCATGATTCACCTTTCCAAAATACAGGTTGAATGTAAATATTATTCATGGCTACCACTATGAATTAAGTTCAAGTTTTAGtagtctttggattttttttgtttttgttattatttagttcTTTTCAGTTGGACTCTCTGGATTATCTGCAGTTTGTAAATTCTGGCAGCAATGACTGAGCAGATAATTATTGTGCAgttaatatttttacattaaaatatttttatattatttaaatcttAAGAAATTTTGTattggtttctttatttttcactctaTATATCATCAGtaatgctttaaaattatttttatttttataaatatggcTATAATCAGTTAAATTGGTTGTTATTTTCTATTGATAAATAAAGTCATCATACTTTTAAGACTCTCAAAAATGTCATTGATACCTAACTTACATATATCTCTTTTTTCTGATGTGCCACCTTTCTTAACATTTCCACTAGTTTATTGTTACGTAATATGTACGTTTGTAGGAAGATTTTAGTTTACCATTTTAGGCTATCGTATCTGGTTACTACTAAGTATCATTATATTTTTTTAGGTGTTAGATAATTTTCTGCAATGCCCAGCAAATATTTAATAACCTTTCTGTAGGTATTATTGATGAGATCATTTAGAGAGAATATTTATTCCAGAATGGTGTAGATATTGCAAGGAAAGGAACTTTTCAGCTTTTCCTGGGATGCTTTATTTGCAATCATGGACACAAATTGGAACACTTTTCACAGTCCTGACTTGGCCTCTGAACCTGTGACTCATTTGGCTAACTTAAAATTGCATGAATGTTTGGGGACTGTCTTCTTATTAAAAAGAGTGAGGTAGTGATATAGTTGATTTTGTGCAGGGGATCTTTGATCTCTAAGGGCTTTATTAACTTCATTTACCAGAGAATTGATTACTCCCCAaagaataattaaattattttgaaatgagtgtatgagaaaaaaagaccttgaaaagaaatattaaacttCCATGgtcaaacttttattttaatgtataaccaaaataaaacacattttctgaAGTGAATCTCTCATGAATACTGTGAATGATATTCAGTATATTTATTGTGCCTTTGGGTAGTCAAGATCTGGTGAGCAGTATTGGTAATGGAATATAAAATTCTTTATTCCATCTTagtactataaaaaaaaaaagaaaagaaagagaaacatattCTTGAATTGTCCATTTGTACCTgtttactatttttttctcttttattttggtaattttttcctgattatatgtaatatattcccatttaaaaaattttagaaactaCAGAAAAGTGTGGAGAATAACATTTCAGCTCTAAAGAAAGCATCATTGATAAATTAGCATGTTTTGTCTGCTTGtacctttattttttaagcacCTTTATTAATCTACATACTataaattcactcatttaaagtgaACAAtatttcagtggtttttagtgtatttataaaattttgcAATTATCCCCATAATCtaattttaggacattttcatcTTCCCCCAAAGAAACCACATGCTgatagtgctgtgctgtgcttagttgcttaattgtgtccagctctttgcaaccccatggactatagcctgccaggctcctctggatttttccaggcaaggatactggcatgggtagccattcccttctccaggggatcttcccgacccaggtattgaactggggtctcctgcattgtaggcagattctataccagctgagctacaagggaagcccatactaatAGTGGTCATTCCCAGTATTCCTCCTTCCCCATATACAACCATAAATCTACTCTCTGACTTTATTTAGTTTAGTAACTCATGTAACTTTAAATGCTGCATACTTATTTTAGTAGAATTGCTGAAGTCTAACTATTTAAAAGATCTGAATAATTTGCTTTGTAACTACTATAGCTTGGACCTGGCCAGATGCTTTGAACATTGAAAATTCAGACTCTGAATCTTGGACTTCGAACACTGTAAAAAAATTTACCGCATCATTTGAAGCATCGCTTTCAGGGGAAAGAGAACTCAAAACCCCAACAATTTCTCTGAAGGAAAAAATCGAGAGATATTCTGATGATCGTGAGATGCAAAATGAAATTTATCACCGGAAAATCATCTCTTGGTTTGGTGATTCCCCCTTGGCTCTCTTTGGTTTACATCAGCTAATAGAATATGGAAAGAAGTCTGGGAAAAAAGCTGGAGATTGGTATGGACCAGGTGTGGTTGCTCACATTTTAAGGTAAAACTGTTTTAAAGTCTTCCATCTTATGACTGAGTTCCTTAGGCTCAGAGATACTGATTTTtgcagtgtatatatattattagaacttttaaaatctaactGTATGAGAATATTTATAAAGGAACTTATATTTGCTATTAGGGAAAAGACAAGACATATTGTGACTCTAGTCTCATTTAATTTACTgacaaatttttcttcttttgctcatAGGTATGGATATCCAAGCTTTCTTTCTAACCAGGTTTTCACTAGACTGCCCTATTGAAATGTTCTTAAAACTAACAACTCTTTCAACCTTGGAACATGCATGacattatagttttttttttttttttaaacagtgtaaCCTGGGGGCTGTAATGTACTGATAGTGTAATGAAATGTCAAGAGCTAAAATTGATGTTTCCAGCATTTCTTTGCACACATCAAATTCTTGTGAATTTTAAATGTATGggattattaatataattatatcatAGTAAAAGTAAAGGGTATGTGATATTCAGAGTACTTAGAAAAAAGTTGAAAGTCAAATTTCACTATACCTCAGGTTTATAGTGCCATTTActactgaagttttaaaaaaattatcttgttTGTTGTATgtcccattattattattaactgaatCATTAATAATATCATCAAATTACAGCATTTTATAGTAAATTTAGTCCATTTAGAATAATAAACAAAATCCAAATTATTACAGTTTTTTTGCATATTAAAAGGCTTTATATTTTGTAGGCCAAATGCTTGcagttgaaaaaatatttacctaATGTTATTAAATAGATTATTAAGAATAATATCAAGTCCAGTTTAGTATGACATTTATAAAAACATAATCATAAAAGCATAGTTTCTACTGTTCAAGATGTTATATTCTATATCCCCAGGGATCAGGGCACTTTTTCTATAAAAGACCTGATAGTAAGTAGTTTAGGCTTTTCAGGCTCTATAAGGGCTCTATtgctcatttttctcatttaaaaaaaaattttttgttttacagtCTTTGAAAACTAAAAACCATTTTTTAGCCTCAGTTTGTACAGAAACAGGCCTCAGCTCTTGTTCGAACTGTGGGCTATAATTTTCCATTCCTCTTTTATACTAGCACATAAAAACATGCAAAATAAGGcatattaaagtaaaaaaaataaagatacagttaaataaaagtatatatttttctacaatttgtgtaatttctttttacagatattatgttttttttttgtcatatctTGTGAACCATTGAGAGCATTATATTCACTTGGAAAAATTTTTCAATTTGCAATTTTACTTATAGAATTCTAAGACTTGAAAGTAGGAAATTCATCTGTTCAGGTCCTATAGGTTtttgaatgaaggaaaaaagtcatgttattgtttaaagaaaagataaaaaacttTCTTAAGTGTACTAGAGAACAATCATATTTTGCTAATCAGTAAcgtaatgggcttccctcatagctcagttggtaaagaatccgcctgcaatgcaggagacctgggttcaatccctggattggaaagatcccctggagaagggaaaggctacccactccagtattctggcctggagaattccttggattatacagtccatggggtcgcaaaagtcggacacgactaagcgactttcactttcatttaatgTAAGTTAATATGAAGCAAACCTTGAAGCGTATTGTAATAGCACTTTTTAGAAAGCATTTAATATAGCCAGGGGAGTTTGTGAGAAATTCTTTTGGGAGGACTGGGTAGGGGTCATGCCTTTATAcccaagaattttaaattttaaacttatgTTTTTATGTTCTTTGAGTAATTTAGAGTAATATTCTACTTTGAAAAAAttgatgtgattttttaaaaataccattcaaGTAATAGTTTTGAAAGCAGGCACTAAAGGTTAAATAGGAAAGTCAAGAAAATGttggctttcttttcctttaaatgaaATCTTTATTTATTAACTGGAAATGTTAGGATTTTAAAggataatcctttttattttcttagaaaagcAGTTGAAGAAGCAAGACATCCAGACTTAAAAGGAATCACTATTTATGTTGCGCAAGATTGTACAGGTGAGGAATCTATTATATAATTCTACTTTTTATCCACTTGTTTGGTtagacctttttaaaaatttaggtataattgatatatagcattacattagtttcagatgtacagcataatTTGTGTTTGTATATACAAATTTGTATGTTGCAttggtttcagatgtacaacagtatt contains:
- the ATG4C gene encoding cysteine protease ATG4C isoform X2, with the protein product MTFCHLLRKDEDELLPTRSGCTIEDHVIAGNVEEFRKDFISRIWLTYREEFPQIEGSALTTDCGWGCTLRTGQMLLAQGLILHFLGRAWTWPDALNIENSDSESWTSNTVKKFTASFEASLSGERELKTPTISLKEKIERYSDDREMQNEIYHRKIISWFGDSPLALFGLHQLIEYGKKSGKKAGDWYGPGVVAHILRKAVEEARHPDLKGITIYVAQDCTVYSSDVIDKQCTSMASDNTNDKAVIILVPVRLGGERTNADYLDFVKGILSLEYCVGIIGGKPKQSYYFAGFQDDSLIYMDPHYCQSFVDVSIKDFPLETFHCPSPKKMSFRKMDPSCTIGFYCRNVQDFKRASEEITKMLKISSKEKYPLFTFVNGHSRDYDFTSTTTSEEDLFSEDEKKRIKRFSTEEFVLL